A window of Asterias rubens chromosome 22, eAstRub1.3, whole genome shotgun sequence contains these coding sequences:
- the LOC117305256 gene encoding uncharacterized protein LOC117305256, with protein sequence MITDVKTARNASPDKQSFWKFNAKWVVLFVICVSISLQFVVFVTKRFTNPYRFPELTRPNTNGVNGRTRVKNVGTVVEKLVYRNASLRTAVTNINHGPGSKEDALGDNVIFSNKTDGFIISKPTFSELTSLKQAYTKPASSARSDFPLVLSQSFKVNSSKEKQYNILIFGFKGRLAQRLDFLIMQNGSWGRTISCGENVTINVHVGNASANFERQNAVVFNMDETAVAKESETLVSMQTSSKQAWIYYGREPAVRMRRLFRGCGNLPLHGIWSFQRHSEVRMAYGSFVQTTQMTSTNQPASFWSRGKNKLVAWMARNCLQTFWPRTKFVESLNVHIPVDIYGTCGNLPCPFVPIKECRNRLSRYKFYLALESAECEDYVTEKMWETALANGIVPVVYGASKSTYLRQAPPNSYIYVGDFNSTKALADYLKMLDKNPTLYAKYFEWRYMGHIEVPKRAGESLRPRLFCSLIPFITKVEKGGVKRKAFSEFPFYKSCRLLKGNDLSPNYLPPLKHRAKHWKLNW encoded by the exons ATGATTACCGATGTGAAAACCGCCCGCAATGCGTCGCCTGACAAACAGTCTTTTTGGAAATTTAATGCGAAG TGGGTAGTTCTGTTTGTTATCTGCGTGTCCATTAGCTTACAGTTCGTCGTCTTCGTCACCAAAAGGTTTACAAACCCCTACAGATTTCCAGAGCTGACTCGACCCAACACCAATGGGGTAAATGGCAGAACCAGAGTTAAAAATGTGGGGACGGTGGTCGAAAAGCTAGTGTACAGAAATGCAAGCTTACGGACTGCTGTAACTAACATTAACCACGGACCAGGATCAAAAGAGGACGCCCTGGGCGAtaatgttattttttcaaacaaaacggatggttttattatttcaaagcCCACCTTCTCAGAACTAACTTCACTAAAGCAAGCTTACACCAAACCAGCGTCGTCGGCTCGGTCAGATTTTCCATTAGTTTTATCGCAATCGTTCAAGGTGAACAGTTCAAAGGAAAAGCAATataacattttaatatttggttttaaaggTAGGTTAGCACAGAGGCTGGATTTTCTAATAATGCAAAATGGTTCATGGGGGAGAACAATTAGTTGCGGAGAAAATGTTACAATCAATGTACATGTTGGCAATGCAAGTGCTAATTTTGAAAGACAAAACGCAGTTGTGTTTAATATGGATGAGACAGCAGTTGCAAAAGAGTCTGAGACGCTGGTATCCATGCAAACATCCTCCAAACAGGCGTGGATTTACTATGGACGGGAACCAGCTGTTCGCATGAGGCGACTCTTCAGAGGCTGTGGCAACCTTCCACTGCATGGGATCTGGTCTTTCCAACGTCATTCTGAAGTGCGCATGGCATATGGTTCATTTGTCCAAACAACACAAATGACTTCGACAAATCAGCCCGCCAGTTTCTGGTCACGTGGTAAGAACAAACTCGTGGCATGGATGGCGAGAAATTGCCTTCAAACTTTTTGGCCGAGAACAAAATTCGTCGAAAGTTTAAATGTACACATCCCTGTTGATATTTATGGAACTTGTGGTAATTTGCCATGTCCCTTTGTACCAATTAAGGAATGCAGAAATAGGTTGAGTAGATACAAATTCTACCTTGCGCTGGAGAGCGCTGAATGTGAGGATTATGTAACGGAGAAAATGTGGGAGACTGCGTTGGCTAACGGCATCGTCCCCGTGGTCTACGGAGCGTCAAAGTCGACCTACCTAAGACAAGCTCCCCCTAACTCGTACATATACGTCGGGGATTTTAACTCTACCAAGGCGCTCGCTGACTACTTAAAGATGTTAGATAAGAATCCAACATTGTACGCCAAGTACTTCGAGTGGAGATACATGGGTCACATCGAGGTACCAAAGAGGGCCGGGGAGTCCCTACGACCCAGATTGTTTTGTTCACTTATACCTTTTATTACCAAAGTTGAAAAAGGGGGTGTAAAAAGAAAGGCGTTTTCGGAGTTTCCGTTTTACAAATCGTGTAGACTTCTGAAAGGGAACGACTTGAGCCCAAATTATCTCCCTCCTTTGAAGCATAGGGCAAAACATTGGAAGCTTAACTGGTGA